In one Tepidisphaeraceae bacterium genomic region, the following are encoded:
- a CDS encoding UbiD family decarboxylase, whose translation MPSATFSDFISDLESNGELARVKTKVSPILEIAEVTDRVGKSPSAKPHNERDKSAAASLGGKALLFENVAGSDIPVAINTFGSYWRVCRAMGTNSLDELADRVQNLIKPEVPTGLMEKMKKGLDFLKLASIPPKSVKSGICQQVVYEGERADLTRLPIIQCWPLDGDLRSGQVFDPAAAAEAVKTQTGTGRYITLAGIYTRDPESTHRNIGMYRVQMHGPRLAAMHWHMHHDGAKHFRAWKARGEKMPLAIVLGGESILPYAATAPLPPNVSELLFAGFLNGSGIELVKCKTIDLEVPANAEIVIEGYVDPHQTLLEGPFGDHTGFYSLADRYPAFHVTAITTRKNPIYPTTIVGKPPMEDYYLGKATERVFLPLLKMLVPDIIDYSLPMAGTFHNCVFVKIKKEYPYQARRVMHAIWGAGQMSFTKFIIVVDEHVDVHDVDAVLFHLFANVDPSRDIENVRGPVDILDHASVELGVGGKIGFDATVKLPVEGYGSKVRPWPAELGMDATTKALVSRRWGEYGV comes from the coding sequence ATGCCGAGCGCAACTTTCTCCGATTTCATCTCCGACCTTGAATCCAACGGCGAACTGGCGCGGGTGAAGACGAAGGTCAGCCCGATTCTGGAGATCGCCGAGGTCACCGATCGTGTCGGGAAGTCGCCGTCGGCCAAGCCGCACAACGAGCGGGACAAGAGCGCCGCCGCCAGCCTGGGTGGGAAGGCGCTGCTGTTTGAGAACGTCGCGGGGTCGGACATCCCCGTCGCCATCAACACGTTCGGCAGCTACTGGCGCGTCTGCCGGGCGATGGGGACGAACTCGCTGGATGAGCTGGCGGATCGGGTGCAGAACCTGATTAAGCCCGAGGTGCCGACGGGGCTCATGGAGAAGATGAAGAAGGGGCTGGACTTCTTAAAGCTGGCAAGCATTCCGCCGAAGTCGGTGAAGAGCGGGATTTGCCAGCAAGTGGTGTACGAAGGGGAGCGGGCGGACCTCACGCGGTTGCCGATTATCCAGTGCTGGCCATTGGATGGCGACTTGCGCAGCGGGCAGGTGTTCGACCCGGCAGCGGCGGCGGAGGCGGTGAAGACGCAGACCGGCACGGGGCGATACATCACGCTGGCGGGCATCTACACGCGCGACCCGGAGAGCACGCACCGCAACATCGGCATGTACCGCGTTCAAATGCACGGCCCGCGCCTGGCGGCCATGCACTGGCACATGCACCACGACGGCGCCAAACACTTCCGCGCCTGGAAAGCACGCGGCGAAAAGATGCCGCTTGCGATCGTGCTCGGGGGCGAAAGCATCCTGCCCTACGCCGCCACGGCGCCACTGCCCCCGAACGTGTCTGAACTGCTCTTCGCCGGCTTCCTGAACGGCAGCGGCATCGAACTGGTGAAGTGCAAGACGATCGATCTCGAGGTGCCGGCCAACGCGGAGATCGTGATCGAAGGCTACGTCGACCCGCACCAGACTTTGCTCGAAGGTCCGTTCGGCGACCACACCGGTTTCTACAGTTTGGCCGACCGCTACCCGGCGTTTCACGTCACGGCAATCACCACGCGCAAGAACCCGATCTACCCGACCACCATCGTCGGCAAGCCGCCGATGGAGGACTACTACCTCGGCAAGGCGACCGAGCGCGTCTTCCTGCCGCTGTTGAAGATGCTGGTGCCGGACATCATCGATTACTCGCTGCCCATGGCGGGCACGTTTCACAACTGCGTGTTCGTGAAGATTAAGAAGGAATACCCGTACCAGGCCCGCCGGGTGATGCACGCGATCTGGGGCGCGGGGCAGATGAGCTTCACGAAGTTCATCATCGTGGTGGATGAACATGTGGACGTGCACGATGTGGACGCCGTGCTGTTCCACCTGTTCGCCAACGTCGACCCGAGTCGAGATATTGAGAACGTACGCGGACCGGTGGACATTTTAGATCACGCCAGCGTCGAACTGGGGGTGGGCGGCAAGATCGGGTTTGATGCGACGGTGAAACTGCCGGTCGAGGGCTACGGCAGCAAGGTGCGCCCGTGGCCGGCGGAACTGGGGATGGACGCGACGACGAAAGCGCTGGTGTCGCGACGGTGGGGGGAATACGGGGTATAA
- the rho gene encoding transcription termination factor Rho — MQTTQPSAVSSSVVEGLLSVVDDRRDGELRDPAFPLRPAKGNYVVPRNVIRDLRLKPGLLLKGTPRGRALSKIEAIENRPVDEWHDKIGIYDSTALDPEPQLKLEHSADEVTTRAIDILTPIGFGQRGLIVAPPRTGKTILLQNIARGIAANYPNVQLMLLLVDERPEEVTDMKRNVPGTVYASSNDNSIEKHLDLAQLVIERCKRQVEFGHDVVVLLDSLTRLGRAFNSGGRQGGRTMTGGLDNRALEIPKKLFGAARKIENGGSLTIIATCLVDTGSAMDKVIFEEFKGTGNMELTLDRKLSDQRIFPAIDVSSSGTRKEEKLLDERTLAATRTIRRHLMNMPPAQATKSLIDALQKTKCNADLFKTMAPAK, encoded by the coding sequence ATGCAGACCACTCAACCGTCCGCCGTCTCGTCATCCGTCGTGGAAGGCCTGTTGTCCGTCGTCGACGACCGCCGCGATGGCGAGCTTCGCGACCCGGCCTTCCCATTGCGCCCCGCCAAGGGCAACTACGTGGTGCCGCGCAACGTGATTCGCGATTTACGCCTGAAGCCGGGCCTGCTGCTGAAGGGCACGCCGCGCGGGCGGGCGCTCAGCAAGATCGAAGCGATCGAGAACCGCCCGGTCGACGAGTGGCACGACAAGATCGGCATCTACGATTCCACCGCGCTCGACCCCGAGCCCCAGCTGAAGCTCGAACACTCCGCCGACGAGGTGACGACGCGCGCAATCGACATCCTGACCCCTATCGGCTTCGGCCAGCGGGGTCTGATCGTCGCGCCGCCGCGCACGGGCAAGACGATTTTGCTGCAGAACATCGCCCGTGGCATCGCGGCCAACTACCCGAACGTGCAGTTGATGCTGCTTCTGGTCGACGAACGGCCGGAAGAGGTGACGGACATGAAGCGCAACGTGCCGGGCACCGTCTACGCTTCCAGCAACGACAATTCAATCGAGAAGCACCTCGACTTGGCCCAGCTGGTCATCGAACGCTGCAAGCGCCAGGTGGAATTTGGCCACGACGTCGTCGTGCTGCTGGATTCGCTGACGCGCCTTGGCCGGGCGTTCAACAGCGGCGGTCGGCAGGGCGGTCGCACCATGACGGGCGGGCTCGACAATCGCGCCTTGGAAATCCCCAAGAAGCTCTTCGGCGCCGCCCGCAAGATCGAGAACGGCGGCAGCCTGACGATCATCGCGACCTGCCTTGTCGACACCGGCAGCGCCATGGACAAGGTGATCTTCGAGGAGTTCAAGGGCACCGGCAACATGGAACTGACGCTGGACCGCAAGCTGTCGGACCAGCGGATCTTCCCCGCCATCGACGTCTCCTCCAGCGGCACCCGCAAGGAGGAAAAGCTGCTCGACGAGCGCACCCTGGCCGCCACCCGCACGATCCGCCGGCATTTGATGAACATGCCGCCCGCTCAGGCCACGAAATCGCTGATCGACGCTTTGCAGAAGACCAAGTGCAACGCCGATCTGTTCAAGACGATGGCCCCGGCGAAGTAG
- a CDS encoding sulfatase-like hydrolase/transferase, with protein sequence MADDLRNRIPVLSKGQVYFAFHKLLAAIRAAKHDIVAVVVVVLLVATVGAHWHIEHVANNLRLPHLSMSGSLLAIASLACDAIVRLVPLMILCGILFGLHRRRTALTFLVAGLSLYLLWFGIDVRIKTLTGRSVMTYATLLTQPDVGEWAGGTRELLRELAIAVVQAIALAILVVLLCFGMTRAVTRYARPAYRRGLVTTIITLAAALFVVRLAVAFVTSVRPAHFDEAMASLAPVYVEHAQSRMQYSPFGLAFTNATKAEAERVFPMLSVPPLLETVGPLPGDVAPPHVLLITVESWRHDMLTPQHMPRLSAIADRGWRLDRHYAGSNLSHMGLFTLLYGRASLFFDATLNAGAPSPWMNALRTWGYERTYRSGMRHEKFARMDEYIKVGLTFDRVEQVGKKEWHLGDLEWPQLDRDVAAATREQLWTATSPQFVNLFIASTHYPYLYPPAYERHRPVISDRQSLLLKLRRDEHQELLNNRYLNAVAFIDDVIADLIDSIDLTKTIVIVTGDHGESLWDDGALFHGSKPSEAQCATPCFLTGGTLGPRRITTPTTHADLAPTVTHLITHGHKRLAGTTGSNLASTDPLPLSVLLYFPPSLDARSTQLLIEGDERILVRFHDRRPAVAFLGMIDRSGDPAGDEPPSPDHVDRWGNALRTAIEDWFPVGG encoded by the coding sequence GTGGCCGACGATCTGCGGAATAGGATACCTGTTCTGTCCAAGGGCCAAGTTTATTTTGCGTTCCACAAGCTGCTCGCCGCTATCCGGGCAGCGAAACATGACATTGTTGCAGTTGTTGTGGTAGTGCTGTTGGTGGCGACGGTGGGCGCGCACTGGCACATCGAACATGTTGCCAACAACCTGAGACTGCCCCACTTATCGATGAGCGGTAGCTTGTTGGCGATCGCCAGTCTCGCCTGCGACGCGATCGTGCGTCTTGTTCCGCTGATGATTCTCTGCGGCATATTATTCGGGTTACATCGGCGGCGTACTGCCTTGACATTTCTAGTGGCCGGATTGTCGCTTTACCTGCTTTGGTTCGGGATCGATGTGCGGATCAAAACGCTGACCGGCCGCAGCGTGATGACGTATGCCACCTTGCTCACGCAGCCGGACGTCGGCGAATGGGCGGGTGGCACGCGGGAACTGCTGCGAGAACTCGCAATCGCGGTGGTCCAAGCTATCGCCTTGGCCATCTTGGTAGTGCTGCTCTGTTTTGGTATGACGCGGGCGGTCACGCGATACGCCCGTCCGGCCTATCGTCGTGGACTCGTCACCACCATCATAACTTTGGCGGCTGCATTATTCGTGGTTCGGTTGGCAGTCGCCTTCGTGACATCAGTACGGCCCGCCCACTTCGATGAGGCGATGGCTTCCTTGGCTCCTGTCTACGTGGAGCACGCGCAATCACGGATGCAGTACAGTCCATTCGGCCTTGCATTCACTAACGCCACAAAGGCAGAGGCGGAGCGCGTGTTCCCCATGCTGAGCGTGCCTCCGCTTCTGGAAACGGTCGGCCCGTTACCCGGGGATGTCGCGCCGCCCCACGTGCTTCTCATCACGGTAGAGAGCTGGCGTCACGACATGCTGACGCCCCAGCACATGCCCCGTCTGTCGGCGATCGCCGATCGTGGCTGGCGATTGGACCGTCACTATGCCGGGTCGAACTTGTCGCACATGGGGCTGTTCACGCTTCTCTATGGTCGTGCTTCGCTGTTCTTCGACGCGACGTTGAATGCGGGGGCACCCTCGCCGTGGATGAATGCCTTGCGCACGTGGGGCTACGAGCGAACGTATCGGTCGGGCATGCGGCACGAAAAGTTCGCGCGGATGGACGAGTACATCAAGGTAGGGCTAACGTTCGATCGAGTTGAGCAGGTAGGCAAGAAGGAGTGGCACTTGGGAGATCTGGAATGGCCGCAACTCGATCGCGATGTTGCAGCTGCAACGCGTGAGCAACTTTGGACGGCCACGTCGCCGCAGTTCGTCAACCTCTTCATTGCAAGTACTCACTACCCGTACCTGTACCCGCCCGCGTACGAGCGACACCGGCCGGTGATTTCTGACCGTCAATCGCTGTTGCTGAAACTGCGGCGGGACGAACATCAAGAGCTCTTGAACAACCGGTACCTCAATGCGGTGGCATTCATCGATGACGTGATTGCTGACCTCATCGATTCGATCGACCTGACTAAGACGATCGTCATCGTCACGGGTGATCACGGTGAATCCCTTTGGGACGATGGCGCGCTGTTTCACGGGAGCAAGCCCTCGGAAGCGCAGTGTGCAACACCGTGCTTCCTAACTGGTGGCACCCTTGGGCCGCGACGGATTACCACGCCAACCACGCACGCGGACCTCGCGCCGACGGTGACTCATCTAATCACCCATGGGCACAAGCGGTTAGCCGGCACGACCGGTAGCAACCTCGCCTCAACCGACCCGCTCCCGTTATCCGTCTTGCTGTACTTTCCCCCGAGCTTGGACGCTCGTAGCACGCAGTTGCTCATCGAGGGGGATGAGCGAATCTTGGTGCGCTTCCACGATCGACGACCGGCGGTCGCTTTTCTGGGCATGATCGACAGATCAGGGGACCCGGCAGGCGACGAGCCACCGTCGCCGGATCACGTCGACCGATGGGGTAACGCGCTCCGGACAGCCATCGAGGACTGGTTTCCGGTCGGGGGCTGA